From Kitasatospora sp. MAP12-44:
TGAGCCCGAGCCGGGCGAGGCTGCCGGTGAGCAGCCGCTCGGGCAGCACGGCCGATGCCGTCAGGCACCGCAGCGCCTCGGACAGCAACCGGTGCTCGTCCTGCGGCCGGTTGGTCCACGCGGTCACCAGGTAGGCCAGCTCGAACCAGCGGGGCGCGCTGCGCCAGGCCACCACCAGGCCGTCCGCGTCGTGCTCCTCGGCGGCGCCGCTCAGCCGGCGGGCGGCGTCCTCGCGGATCGCGTACAGGAAGACGCTGACCGTCGGAGCGTTGCGCCGAGCGGCCCACTCCCGGGTGGGCGAGTCGAAGACCAGCTCGACCCCGCGCTCCTGCAGGCCGCTCTCCAGGAGCAGCAGCCGCAGTGCCTCGTCGACCTCGTGGATCAACGCCGCTCCACCTCCTGCGGCGGGCCGATGGAGCCGGCCACCACCAGGAAGGGGCAGGTCACCGGCGAGAAGCCGGGACCGCTGGCGGTGATGGTCCGCGGACCCGTCTCGTCCTTGGCGAGGATGAGCAGTTGGCCTGCGAAGGTCCCGTCGGCGGCGGGGTAGGTGGGCGCCGCGGCGGCGGTGATGCCGGGCAGCCAGCTGAACGCCACCGGCACGCCCGGCGGGAAGTCCACGCCGCGTACGGAGGTCACAAAGCCGGGCTTGCCGATCGGCGGCACCGCGACGATCCGGGGCTGGAGGATCCGCAGCGGGGTGCTCGCCAGATGCCCACCCGGGGCGGAGTCGGTGCCGGTGGTGGTCAGGACCGTGGTGAGGGTGGTCTGCAGCGCGGCCGTGGGCGACAGCACCACCTGCACGACCTCGCTGCCGCCCGGCGGCAGGTCGCCCAACGCGCAGGCTCCGCCCCGGCAGCCGGGGGGCAGCGGCTCGGTGGGCACCCCTGCGGGCAGTCCGAGCGACAGGCGCAGCCCGGTGGCGAGCGCCTGGCCGCCGTTGCGCACGGTGTAGCTGACGGTCACGTGGCCGCCCACGTAGCCGGGATCCGGCTGGGCGCTGATCGACACTCCCGGGCCGGCCCTCGGCGGCGCCGGCCTCAGGTTCCCGGGCCCCGACGGAGGCGAGGGCGTCGGGGGCGGGGGCGTCAGGGGCGGGGGCGTGGCGGGCGGCGCGGCCACCACGGGGACGACCGTCTGCGCGGCGTTGTCGCCGGGGTTGGCGTCGATCACCGACCCGGCGACGGACCAGCCGAGCTGCTGCCGGCCGACCTGCGTGCCGATGACGGTGGCGGTCACCTGGACGACCGCGCCCGGGGCCAGGGTGCCGAGGTCGCAGCGCAGGGCTCCGGCGTCGCACTGGCCGACCGGGGCCGTCAGCCCGCCCAGCCGGGCGCCCGCCGGTACGGACGCCGTGAGGACGGTGTCCGGCGAGGGCGCGGGTCCGTGGTTGGTCACGGTGACGGCCACGGTCGTGCCGGCGCCGGGCACGATCGGCGGCGTGCCGGGCGGCGCGCTCAACGACAGGTCGACGGACTCCTGGATGCTCGGCTCCTTCTGTCGCCCCGGCAGCCCGCTGTCGACGGGGGTGAGCGTGCCGCTCGCGAAGTCGTAGACCGACAGTCCCTCCGGCGAGTTCGCCGGCAGGGCCCGGCGGGAGGTCAGCACCAGCTGCGCGCCGTTCGCCGTCCAGGCGACGTCGCGGGGCTGGAACGGGCCGGTGGTGGAGGTGTCGGGCAGCGGGCGTTTGCAGGCGCCCTTGTCCTGGCTGAGCCCGGCGGGCAGGATCACCGTGCATCCGGCGCCGGTCGGCGAGGTGACGAGGATGCCGTCCTGCTGGTTGTCCCCGCCGTCGCCGCCCTTGCGGTTGAACGCGATGCTCCGGCCGTCCGGCGAGAAGACGGGGCTGTCGTCGATGACGTCGCAGGCGCCCGGACAGGCCGTCAGGCTCAGGTCGCTCTGCTGGTCGAGCGCGTCGGCCGGCACGGTCCACACGTGCTTGTTGCCGCCGTTGCCGTTGACGACCTCGGTCCTGGTGAAGGCGATCGACCTGCCGTCCGGGGACCAGGAGGGCTCGGCCTCGGAGGCTGCCGGCTGGTCGGCCGGCGGCTCGACGGTGCCGACGATCGCGCCCGTCGACACCTGCGCGATCACGATCCGCCCCGGCCCGGACGCCCCTGCGACCCCGCCGGGCGAGGTCCTGGTGAAGGCGATCAGCTTGCCGTCCGGTGAGAAGGCCGGGTCGGTGTCCCAGTCGTTCGGCCCGCGCCCGGCGAGGTTCATCGGCTGCGGATCGGAACCGTCGGCGCCGGCCAGCCAGATCCGCTCGATGCGGCCGGCGGGCGAGTCCTCGAAGCGGGTCACCACGATGCTCCGGCCGTCCGGCGTGTAGGCCTGCCGCTCGAACCACGGGTCGTAGCCGGGACGGGGGTTGAACAGCGGGTCGTCCGCGGGGTTGGTGTCGGTGTCAGCGGCCGGGTCCTCCCTGAGCACGCTGACGCCCAGGTCGCGCGGGTCCGCTCCGCCGGGGAGGACGTCCTCCAGGTCGGCCACGTTCGAGGCCGAGGCGCTGGTCTCCCCCACCACAGGACCGCCCTCGCTCAGGGTGCCGAGCCAGGTCGGCGTCTGGATCAACCGGTCATCGCCGTACACCAGTTGGGGCGGGGTGCAGGAGCAGGTCGGAGCGCGGTAGACGTTCTCGTACGGCGTCAGCGTGCCGTCGGCCAGGTTGGGGCTCAGAAAGAGGACGCCGCTTCCGTCGGGCAGCCAGGCGGCCGATCCGGTCTGCCAGTCGGCGCCGGTCGCGGGGAAGAACGCCCGGTCACCGGTGCCGTCGGGGGTGGTGAGCCGCAGCTGGGGACCGACCTGGCCGCCCTGGTCCCAGGTGTAGACGAGCTGGTCGCGGTGCGCGGCGTCGTCCAGCGGGTTCCATGCCGGGTCGACGGCGCTGCCGGTGGTCACATCGGTGATCCGCCTCGATCCGCCGCCGCCCGTCAGGGGCAGCAGGTAGAGCTGGGTGTGCGCCGGGTCGGCGTCGCACGCGTACGCGACCCATTGGCCGTCCGGCGAGACCGTCGGGTTCGTCTCGTCGGACGTGGTGTCGGTCAGCCTGCGCAGCCCGGTGCCGTCGGCATTGACCAGCCACAGGTCCCGCTGGGACTTCCCGCTGGTCCCGCCCGGCTCGGCCGCATCGAACACGACGGACTGGCCGTCCGGGGTCAACGTCGGGTCGGCGGTGTCCATACCGGTGGTGAGCTTGTGCACCGCGCCGGACGCGTCGCGCAGGTACACCTGGGGCAGCGGGCCGTCCCGCAGGCTGGTGAAGACCAGCAGGCCGCCGCGGGCCGAGGGGTCCACGTCGAAGTGGGCGGGACCGGGCCCGAACAGCGGTGTGCTGGACGCCGGACCGGTCACGCCGGCCAGGCTGCGGTGGTCCGTGCCGGCGAAGACGATCCGCCCGGCGTCCGCCGTGACCCCGGCGGGCGACGGGAGGGGGCCGGCCTCCCGCCCGTCGGAACTCGCGCTGCCCGGCGCCACCACGGCCGCCGCCAGGGACAGCAGGATGGCGGCGGCCGCTCGCGCCGACCGCCGGATGGAGCGGGGAGTACCCGGGGCGCCGATCACGCTCAACCTCACAGACCGAGAAGGGCGTTGCTCCCGGCAGTCTCCCCGGCCCGGGTAGGCGGGGACAGGGCCCCGATACCAGAGCCGGGGGAAGCGGCCGGTGTCCCCCAGGGCAATCCGCCACGGCCCGGCTGCGTCAGAGGTGCCGTCAGAGGCAGTGTCAGATCAGGCCCTGGCGCATGGCGTACCCCACCGCGTGGGCCCGGTTGCGCAGACCCAACCGCGTCGTGACCTCGTGCAGCACGTTCTTGACCGTGCGTTCGGAGTACGAGGTCTGAGCGGCTATCTCGCCCGTATCCAGGCCCTCGGCGACCAGCCTGAGCATCTCCGCCTCCCGTGCCGACAGGGTCGACAGGGTCAAGCCCCGCGGGTCGAGCATCGTGCGCTGGAGGTTCCCCACCCGGTCGAGCAGTCTGGCGAGGAGGTCCCCGGGCATCACCCCCTCGTCGTTCGCCAGGGCGGTGACGAGATGCACGAGCCGGTCCTGGTCGGCATCCGCGCGGCGCAGCACGGCCGTGACACCGCACTCGATGACGGTCTGCAGGCCGCCGACCTCGAAGTGCCCTATCACCAGCCCGGTTCGCCCCGAGGTGCTGAGGCGTAGCGCGCGCAGCCGCTCCGCCACGGCCTCGTCCAGGCGGTCGACCACCACCAGGGAGACCTGCGCCCGCGCGGCCTCGCCGTCCGTGAGCAACTCCACCTCCGGCCGCTGCCTCAACTGCTGGACGACGCCGGTGTGCAGGACGATGTCCTCCGCGTACACCGCCACCAGCACCCGGCCCGCCTTTTCGGCCAACTGCGTTGCCACGAACGCCTCGTGTGCTGTCTCGATCGACGTCATGATCCGCTCCTTCTCCTTCTGCGGCACCAATGAACGTGCGTGTGCTGACGATGGCCGGGGCAGGACCGGGTTGTTCTCACGGGCAGCACGTGTGCCCGCGGCTTGCCCGCACGTCCCTCTCCCCGGGCTGCCCGGCGGTCCTACCGTCACGGCATGACCACATCCGCCGAACTCGGCCTGCCCGCCTTGACGGTGTCGCCCGGAGGGGTGGCGACGACGACCCTGACGGTACGCAACGACACGGACATCGTTGAGGCGTACTCGCTGGAGGTGGTCGGAGACTGCGCCCCGTGGACGACGGTCGAGCCGGCCCGCGTCTCGCTCTACCCGGGGACGTCCGAGAGGGTGACGGTACGCCTCGCGCCGGCCCGCTCCCCCGACGTCCGGGCGGGTGAATTCCCGCTCGGCATCAGGGTGCTGCCGACCGAGCGCCCCGGGCTGGTGACCGTCCCGGAGACCACGGTCACCGTCACGGTGTTCCACGAGCTCCGCGCCGAGCTCGCTCCGCGCCGCCGCCGAGGCTGGCTCCGCGCGCGCTACCGGACGTCGGCGCATAACCTGGGCAACGCGGTCACCACGGTGACGTTCGCCCCCGCTCAGGCCGGCGAGGAGCTGCGCTTCGGGTTCGCCCCGGAGCGTCTGCTCCTGCAACCCGGCGAGTCCGCCGAGGCCCGACTGCGGGTCCGCACGCGCAAGTTGATCTGGTTCGGCAAGCAGGCCGCCTGGCCCTTCGAGGTCGCCTTCCAGCACGACGGCGGCGCCGACGACCAGGCCGGCCCGCAGCCGGCCGACCGCCGTCAGGTGCTGCACGGCACCTTCGTCCAGCTCCCGATCTTTCCGAAGTGGCTGCTCGCACTCCTCGCGGCACTGATCGCGCTGCTGCTGGCCTGGTTCGCCCTGGTGCGGCCCGCGGTGCAGAGCTCCGCGCGGCAGGCCGCGACGCAAGCCGTCAACCAGCAAGCCGCGGCACTCAATCCGGGCGGCGGCGGCGCAACGCCGGCGGGCTCGGCCGGCGGGGGCACGGGCGGCCAGAGCCGGCCGGGAGGCGGGCAGCAGAGCAGCGGCACCGGTACCGGCACGGGCGCCGGCCCGGCCGTCCCCGGCACCGGCCAGCAGAGCTCCACCACGATAGACGTGCAGACCCCGGGCGCCGGCGCCGCGGTGGGCAGCTACCCGGTGCCGCAGGGCAAGGTCTTCGGCATCACCGATATCGTCGTCGCCAACTTCCAGGGCGACCAAGGGTTGTTGACCATCAAGTTCGGCGATCAGACGATCACCACCATCGCCTTGGAGACCTTCCGCAACCAGGACTACCACTGGGTCACCCCCATCGAGGTCACCGAGGGGCAGACGGTGACGGCGAACGTGACCTGCCAGCTGCCGGGCACTCCGGCCTCGGGGAAGCAGGCGTCCCAGTGCCACGAACTGCTCAACGTCAGCGGGGAAATGAGTGATCTCAAGCATTGAATCGGCGCACAGGGCATCCCTCTCCTCCCCGGGAAGCCAACCGGTTCGTCCCTGCCGTCACCACTCCCCCTTTGCCACTGTCCTTACACCATGGACCTGCCAATACCTCTCTTTACCCTGACCACTTTGAGAAGTCGTTTGTAGCAGCGCACGGCCAGCATGTGGCATGGCAGCAGGCCGTGGACTGCCGAATTCCACCGGACTGTCCGCGCGGGGCAGTCGGCCCGCCCCCTGGGAACAGCGAAGTGTGCCCTCGCAGGCGGCTGACGCATCACCATCTCCGTTGTACCGTATCGGCGTTGCGCGCAGTCAGAGCCGTCAGCCGCGCGATCGGGACCGTCACGAGATCCGCACAGCGCGCCGACCGCTGCGGGCAGGACCATCGACGGAAGGGACGCAATCGCCGTGCGCGCTCACGAACCATCCCGCCGGGCCGACCACGCTGCCGCACCCAAAGCCGCCCAGACCACCCAGGCAGCGCGAGCACTCGCCCTGCAACGGACCGTGGGGAACGCCGCGGTGGCGCGCATGATCGAGGAAGAACGGCGCAGGCTCGGCGGCGACACCGACCCGGTGCTGTCTGACGCACAGCCCGTCCAGCGCTCCTCGGTCCACCAGGTGCTGCGCACCGCCGGACGGCCCCTGGACGGAACCACCCGCCGCGAGATGGAGTCGCGCCTCGGCGCCGACTTCTCCGACGTGCGCCTGCACACCGGCAGCGCGGCCAGCGCCTCGGCGGCCGAGGTCGGCGCCCGGGCCTACACCTCCGGCAACCACGTCGTGATCGGCGAAGGCGGCGGCGACCGGCACACCCTGGCGCACGAGCTCACCCATGTCGTCCAGCAGCGCCAAGGGCCGGTCGCCGGCACCGACAACGGCGACGGCCTGAAGGTCTCCGACCCGTCCGACCGCTACGAGCGCGAGGCGGAGGCCAACGCCGCCCGCGCCCTCTCCACCCCGCTCACCCCCGACCGCGCGTGGACCCCCGGCGAGGGCAAGCCGCCCGCCGCCGGGGGCGCGGTGCAGCGGATGCCCAAGCGCAGCAAGGACGAGGCGGAGATCAAGGGGAACAGCCCGCCCCCGCATCGCCGCACCCGCTCCAAGGCCAACGCGGCGGATCTCGATCTCAACAAGCCCACCCTGGAGTTCGAATCCGACTACGAAGGCCCGCGGACCCAGCGGCTCCACGCCGACCAGAGCATCGGGTTCCAGCAGGTGGCCCGGTTGAAGAACCCCGCGGGCGCCCCGCTGCGAGCCGCCACCAACTACCACTTCTGGCAGGAGGTCACCGACTCCTACACGCAGCTGGTCGAGGCGGACGGCCTGGGCGACCAGACCTCCTCGCACGAGTGGATGCAGGACGGCCCCTACCGGCCGAACTACACCAATCCCGTCATCAACAACAGCCAGAACAGCATCGACTTCCCGGACAACCCCGGTTTCTCGACCACCGCGAGGCTGACGTCCGGGTACTGGCTGAAGTCCTACAGCATCTCGTTCCGCTGGAAGGTCGCCCGGAACACGGGCAGCTGGAACAGAAACCTGCCGTGCTGGACCAGTCCCGTCGTGACCCACACCCTGACGTCGGCCTTCGACCCGGAGAACCCGGAGGCGGCCGCGCCGATCGCCGCGAACGCGGCGGGAAACCACACCTGGAACGTCGACCTCTCCACGACAGGCGCCGCGGAAGGCCAGTGACCTACGCAGCGGGCCGCGCCCTCGAACGAGAGCGCGGCCCGCTTGGCGCTACCCCTCGTCACTCCTCGGCGACGATGTACGCCTGATACTGGTCGGCGGTCAGCAGCCCGTCCAGATCCTTGGCGTTGGACATCTCGATCTTGATGATCCAGGTGTGGTGGGCGTCGTCGTTGATGTCTTCCGGCGCCTCGTCGAGCTGCCCGTTGGTCTCGACGACCTTGCCGGCGACCGGCATGTAGAGCTCAGACACCGCCTTCACCGACTCCACGGTGCCGAAGGGGTCCCCGGCGTCGAACTTGTCCCCTACCTTCGGCATCTCAACGAAGACGATGTCGCCGAGCTGCTTCTGCGCATGCTCCGTCAGACCGACCAGGCCTGTCCGGCCCTGGGCCTGGATCCACTCGTGGTCCTTCGTGTACTTGCAATCGGTGGGGTACGCCATGTCCGCCTCCTGAGTTGTGGCTGCCGACACAGCCTCCCCCACTTCCCCGGCTCCGAGACGGACGTTCACCCGTATGAGTGAGTCGCCAACCACCCCTGACGCTCTGCGAGCCGGACGTGCAGGTGGCCGTCCTGCGGGTACGTCGGAGGGTGCGCCGGCATGACGGACTCCAGCAGGTAGCCGGTCTTCTCGGCCACCCGGCAGGAGGCGTCGTTACCGACCTGGTGGAGCAACTCCAGCCTGCTCACACCCGGGCCCGCGTGGCCGGCCAGGGTCCACGCGGTGACCGCCTCGACCGCGCGAGGGGCGACCGCGCGGCCGCGGGCGTGTGCGGCGGTCCAGTAGCCGATCTCGGCGCTGCCCCGGGCGCGCGCCTTGGCCGGACGCTTGAGCACCACATGGCCCAGCAGGACCTCCCCCGCGGTGTCCAGCACCGCGAAGGCGTACCGCTCCCCCGCCGCCCACTCCTCCTGCTGCCAGGCGATCCAGCTCAGCGCCTGCGCGTGGTCGCTGACGCGCATCGAGGTGTTCTGCCGCACCAGCGGGTCGGCCGCCGCGGCGACCAGCTGGCCGGCATGCTCCTCCGCCCAGGGACACAGCGTCAGTTCGGCCGATCTCAGCTCCGCGGTCATCATCGCTCCCCGTTCGTCATCACCACCCGATCATGCCGCACCTCCACCGTGCACAGGATCGGGGCCCAGCCTGCCGGCTCTGTCAGCCGTTGCTGCAGGTCGGGCAGGGTGCGCAGCGCTCGATCCGGACGTCGTCGACGACCGGCCCGAACGGACTGTTCGGCGTTGTGCTGGCGAAACCGATGGTGGTGGCGGAGTTGGTGGCCTGGAAGGTGAACTGTCGGTTGACGTACCCCATGTTCGTGAACGACTTGCCGGCGGTGTCGAAGGAGAAGTCCTGGAAGTCCTGCCCGTCGATGAGGGCACTGCCGGTCTTGAGGATCGGGGGCCCGGCGGGGTTGCCGGCCAAGGCATAGGTGACGGTGTAGTTCGCACCGGGGACGGTCGTGAAGGTCTGCGCCACCGCACCGGGACCGACGCCGTTGAGGTCGACGGACTGGTCGCCCTCCGCCGCCTGCCAGAAGCCGGCGCCGATCAGGTCAACGGTCCCCGCCGTGACCGTCCACGGTCCGATGGTCTGCCCGGCGGACAGGTCCGTGTAGCTGTTGACCGCCACCCTCGGGTACTCGAAGCTGCCATCGTCGAAGCGGCTGACGGTCTGCGCCGAGGCGGTGACGCCCAGACCGGCGAGCAGGACAGAGGTGGCCGCGATAACACAGGCCCGCTTGACAAACATGAAGTTCCCTCCCGAACGGTTGACACCACATCAAGTGATGCGCCTACGAAGAGAATAAGTGGATCCGAGCGAGGGAGAAAGGCCTCGAAAGAAAGACAGATAGTCATACAGCATGAGGGTGCCCGGCAGGGCTTCGGCGAAGTCTGCTGATGTCCTCGGTCCCCCGAACTTCTCGGGGTCGAGAGTGAATTGCATCCTGGCCGCTACGTCCTCGGCCCACAGCAGCATCAGGCGCGGGATGTCCACGCGCACCGACAGCGCGTCCTCGCGCAGGGGCCTCGAGGCGTCTACGGGTCCACCCGCCACTGGTGTACCGGCGGCGATGCCGGGCCCGGGCCCATCACCTTCTGGATACTTCGTCTCCCGCGCGCGTGCGAGCCCTACGCCTTGCACGGAGTCCCCTCGGTGAGCCACTTCCCGATCCCGCCTGCCCTTGACCGTCGAACTCTGTGCGCGCTGGAGGTAGCATCGTGCCCGGCCGCAACTGGCGAAGGTGGAGAACCACCGGGGAGCGGCCGTTTTCCCGCGTGAGCGTCGACCGCCTGGGCGCCTGCGTCAGTGATGTCCCGCTGACCCAGGAGGCTATGACGTGGATCTGCGCTATGGAATCAACCCGCAGCAGGCGGTGGCGAGTACCGCACCGGTGGAGCTCGGCCGATGGCCGGTCCGGGTGCTGCAGGGCAGCCCGTCCTACATCAACATGCTTGACGCGCTGAACAGTTGGCAGCTGGTGCTGGAGGCGAGCCGAGTCCTGAACCGGCCGGCCGCTGCCTCCTTCAAGCATGTCTCGCCCGCCGGCGCGGCGGTCGCCGGTCCCATCGATGACGTCACCGCCGAGCTCTACGGCATCGACCGCGACAGTGTCGGCGCGCTCACCAGCGCGTACCTGCGTGCCCGCGACGCCGATCCGAAGTCCTCCTACGGCGACTTCGCCGCCGTCTCCCACCCGGTCGACGCCGAGCTCGCAGAACTGCTGACCCGCGTGGTCTGCGACGGCATCATCGCCCCCGGCTACGCTCCCGGCACCGTCGCGACGCTTAGCAGGAAGAAGAACGGCCGCTTCCTGGTCATGGAAGCAGACCAGGCGTTCACGCCCCCGCAGCACGAGACACGGGAGGTGTTCGGCCTGCGGCTGTCCCAGCAGCGCGACGAAGTGACGCTCTCCACCGCTCTGCTGGACAATGTCGTGTGCGGCACACTGCCGACCACGGCAGCGGAGGACCTCCTGCTGGGCCTGGCGGTCCTGCGCTACACGCAGTCCAACTCCGTGTGCTACCTGCGTGGTGGGGCGACTCTGGGGATCGGCGCAGGCCAGCAGTCCCGAGTGGACTGCACGCGCTTGGCCGGCGCGAAGGCCGACACCTGGTGGCTGCGGCGTCACCCGGCTGTCCGGGCACTCTCCTTCCAGCCGGACACCCGGCGCCAGGACCGGATCAACTGGCAGATCCGCTTCGTCGAGGGCGACCTCACCCCGGATGAACGCACCCGCCTGTCGACGGTCCTGTCAACACCCGCACCCGAGTTGACGGACGAGCAGCGCACGCGGTGGCTCGCCGGCCTGGCAGAGGTGGCGTTCGTCTCGGACGGCGCGTTGCCGTTCCGCGACAATGTCGACCACGCCCACCGCCACGGTGTCGCCTACATCGCCGAGCCGGGCGGATCGATCCGGTCCGGCGAAGTCGAGGCCGCCTGCCGCGAGCATCAGATCACTCTCGCCCGCACCCGGCTCAGGCTCTTCCACCACTGACGGCCCCGATCAGGGCGAGCCGGCCGGGCGGTACGGGCGCCCCGATCTGCGGACCGACGGCTCGCCCGTGTTCATCAAGCTGGCCACCGGAGTCCTGGGCAGCGGCGCCTTCGCCACCGACCAGGCGCACGGGACGGTCCTGAGCGCGGGAGAGGCCGTCTTCCAGCCCGTCACCTGGCTCTCCTCCCCGCCGATCGCCCCCAACGCGACCTGCACGACCGGCTCGCAGCTCATCGTGGTCCGCAACGACGACCGGGTGGTTTCCGGCATGAACTGGGCTGCTCACTGCGAGTAACAGCAATACCGCACGTCTCCACCGGAAGGAAGCTGTTGGCGATCTTCACTTGGCCTGTTGCGCCGGGTGGCTGGTTTCTTCCCCGCCTTCTTCCCGTACCGCCCTGGGGTCACCGACTCTTGAGACCGGATAGCGGACCTGAGCTGTGTGAGGAGAGCCGGCGTGAGCGGTAGGCGGAACAAGGGGCATGGGGACATCGCTGCCAGCGGCTCGCACGCGTCGGCGATCCCCATCCCAGAGGGTATGGCAGCGTTCGACGACATCTACGATCAGCCAGATCCTCGGGCCTATTTCCGGGCATTGGGCCCGCTGGAATATCAGGCTCCCCATCACGGACAGAGCATCTTCCAGCGGGCGGTCGCGGCCCGCAGGCGGACAGCCCGCGCGGCGGAACCGGTGACCGTGCTGGACATCTGCTGCTCGTACGGCATCAACGCCGCCCTCCTCAACCACGACGTGACACTGGACGACCTCTACGCCCACTACACGTCACCGCAGGCCACCGCGCTGACCACAGCCGAACTGATCGAATGGGACCGCAGCTACTACGCGGCTCGTCGGCGCCGTGACCCGGCCCGGGTGATCGGACTCGACATGGCCACCAACGCGATCTCCTACGCACGCGAGGTCGGCCTGCTGGACGAAGGCTTCGCCGAGAATCTCGAGACCGCGCCTCCCTCTCCGTCCCTGCTCCGCGCCGCGCGGCACGCCCGTCTGATCACGATCACCGGAGGGGCGACCTTTCTGTCCCCCCGCACCTTCCAACCGATCCTGACCTGCGCCCACGACCCGGTGTGGGTCGCAGCCTTCGTGCTGCGCACCACCTCGTACGCGTCCATCGCCGCATGCCTGGCCTCATACGGCCTGGTCACCGAGAAGGCCACCACGCACACGTTCCGGCAACGACGCTTCACAGACGCGGACGAACAGCGATACGCCGTCAAAGCGGTGACCGCGGCCGGCGATGACCCGTACGGGAAGGAGACCGACGGCTACTTCCACACGACGCTGCACTTGTCGCGCCCCTCTGAAGACGTGACGGCATTGCAGCTGACCGACCTGATGCCGAGCCTGTGAGCCGAGCCCTGCCCACACACTCCCCGGACTCAGGCGAAGATCGCCAACATCATCCCGGAAGTGAGCCAGAGCCGATTACGGGACAGAGACGTTGGCTGGACAGGCCCCCGACTGACCCGAAGTGGCCATCTGGGCGGCGGAGTTCATGTCGGTATCCAGCTTCCGGGCCGGACTCGACGAGTCCGGCCCGGAACGGCTCAGTACGCGGCTGAGGCGGTCACTGGCTGAGGATCATCTGGGTGCCGTCGGAGCCGACCGCGATGGCCGTGACGACGGGGTCGCTTTCCTGGGTCCAGTTGTAGAGCCCGATGCTGCTCTTGGCGAAGACCGTGCCGTTGTTGTCCAGGATCAGCTGGACGCCGCTGTTGGTGGCGATGGCCTTGATGCCGGGGTCGCTCTCCTGGGTCCAGTTGTAGAGCCCGATGCTGTTCTTGGCGAGGACCGTGCCCTTGTTGTCGAGGATCATCTGGGTGCCGTCGGAACCGACCGCGATGGCCGTGACGACGGGGTCGCTTTCCTGGGTCCAGTTGTAGAGCCCGATACTGTTCTTGGCGAGGACCGTGCCCTTGTTGTCGAGGATCATCTGGGTGCCGTCGGAGCCGACCGCGATCGCCTGCACCACCGGGTCGCTCTCCTGGGTCCAGTTGTAGAGCCCAATGCTGCTCTTGGCCCATACGACGCCGCTGTTGTCCAGCATCAGCTGGACGCCGCCGTTGGTGGCGATGGCCTTGATGCCGGGGCCGCTTTCCTGGGTCCAGTTGTAGAGCCCGATACTGTTCTTGGCGAGGACCGTGCCGTTGTTGTCGAGGATCATCTGGGTGCCGTCGGAGCCGACCGCGATCGCCTGCACCACCGGGTCGCTTTCCTGGGTCCAGTTGTAGGGCCCGATGCTGCTCTTGGCCCATACGACGCCGCTGTTGTCCAGCATCAGCTGGACGCCGCCGTTGGTGGCGATGGCCTTGATGCCGGGGTTGCTTTCCTGGGTCCAGTTGTAGAGCCCGATGCTGTTCTTGGCGAGGACGGCGTTGTAGCCGGGGCCGGGGGCTGTGGTGTTGCTGACGATGAACGAGCCGCCCCCGTACGTGTGGTTCTGGCCGTCTGTCTCGCTGGCGATCATCGAGACGGTGTAGCTGCCGTTCGCCAGTTGCGTGGTGTTGAGCGCGTAGGGGTAGTTGGCGCCTCGGCCTGCCGGCACTTCGCTGTAGTAGCCGTTGGGGCCGGAGATGACGTAGTTGAGCCCCCCGATGACGTCGCTCTGCGTCGGGGTGGAGGTCAGGTGCACGGTGCCGCTGACGGTCTGTCCGGGGTTGAAGCCCGACAGTGTGACGTTGAAGTCCGCAGGGATGGCGGGGAGGGGGTTGGTGTAG
This genomic window contains:
- a CDS encoding DUF4255 domain-containing protein; protein product: MIHEVDEALRLLLLESGLQERGVELVFDSPTREWAARRNAPTVSVFLYAIREDAARRLSGAAEEHDADGLVVAWRSAPRWFELAYLVTAWTNRPQDEHRLLSEALRCLTASAVLPERLLTGSLARLGLTVGLDLAGRGEGVPSVSDVWSALGGELKPSIDLRVLAPLPGERSPAGPPVTEGLVVRATDTTAAAGSPSRRLRYREGTDPGPDGFAAPRERPLPPGRRRRGGSAR
- a CDS encoding LuxR C-terminal-related transcriptional regulator is translated as MTSIETAHEAFVATQLAEKAGRVLVAVYAEDIVLHTGVVQQLRQRPEVELLTDGEAARAQVSLVVVDRLDEAVAERLRALRLSTSGRTGLVIGHFEVGGLQTVIECGVTAVLRRADADQDRLVHLVTALANDEGVMPGDLLARLLDRVGNLQRTMLDPRGLTLSTLSAREAEMLRLVAEGLDTGEIAAQTSYSERTVKNVLHEVTTRLGLRNRAHAVGYAMRQGLI
- a CDS encoding hydrolytic protein; its protein translation is MTTSAELGLPALTVSPGGVATTTLTVRNDTDIVEAYSLEVVGDCAPWTTVEPARVSLYPGTSERVTVRLAPARSPDVRAGEFPLGIRVLPTERPGLVTVPETTVTVTVFHELRAELAPRRRRGWLRARYRTSAHNLGNAVTTVTFAPAQAGEELRFGFAPERLLLQPGESAEARLRVRTRKLIWFGKQAAWPFEVAFQHDGGADDQAGPQPADRRQVLHGTFVQLPIFPKWLLALLAALIALLLAWFALVRPAVQSSARQAATQAVNQQAAALNPGGGGATPAGSAGGGTGGQSRPGGGQQSSGTGTGTGAGPAVPGTGQQSSTTIDVQTPGAGAAVGSYPVPQGKVFGITDIVVANFQGDQGLLTIKFGDQTITTIALETFRNQDYHWVTPIEVTEGQTVTANVTCQLPGTPASGKQASQCHELLNVSGEMSDLKH
- a CDS encoding DUF4157 domain-containing protein gives rise to the protein MIEEERRRLGGDTDPVLSDAQPVQRSSVHQVLRTAGRPLDGTTRREMESRLGADFSDVRLHTGSAASASAAEVGARAYTSGNHVVIGEGGGDRHTLAHELTHVVQQRQGPVAGTDNGDGLKVSDPSDRYEREAEANAARALSTPLTPDRAWTPGEGKPPAAGGAVQRMPKRSKDEAEIKGNSPPPHRRTRSKANAADLDLNKPTLEFESDYEGPRTQRLHADQSIGFQQVARLKNPAGAPLRAATNYHFWQEVTDSYTQLVEADGLGDQTSSHEWMQDGPYRPNYTNPVINNSQNSIDFPDNPGFSTTARLTSGYWLKSYSISFRWKVARNTGSWNRNLPCWTSPVVTHTLTSAFDPENPEAAAPIAANAAGNHTWNVDLSTTGAAEGQ
- the gcvH gene encoding glycine cleavage system protein GcvH, whose amino-acid sequence is MAYPTDCKYTKDHEWIQAQGRTGLVGLTEHAQKQLGDIVFVEMPKVGDKFDAGDPFGTVESVKAVSELYMPVAGKVVETNGQLDEAPEDINDDAHHTWIIKIEMSNAKDLDGLLTADQYQAYIVAEE
- a CDS encoding GNAT family N-acetyltransferase; the encoded protein is MTAELRSAELTLCPWAEEHAGQLVAAAADPLVRQNTSMRVSDHAQALSWIAWQQEEWAAGERYAFAVLDTAGEVLLGHVVLKRPAKARARGSAEIGYWTAAHARGRAVAPRAVEAVTAWTLAGHAGPGVSRLELLHQVGNDASCRVAEKTGYLLESVMPAHPPTYPQDGHLHVRLAERQGWLATHSYG
- a CDS encoding choice-of-anchor C family protein, which translates into the protein MFVKRACVIAATSVLLAGLGVTASAQTVSRFDDGSFEYPRVAVNSYTDLSAGQTIGPWTVTAGTVDLIGAGFWQAAEGDQSVDLNGVGPGAVAQTFTTVPGANYTVTYALAGNPAGPPILKTGSALIDGQDFQDFSFDTAGKSFTNMGYVNRQFTFQATNSATTIGFASTTPNSPFGPVVDDVRIERCAPCPTCSNG